One stretch of Hemitrygon akajei chromosome 18, sHemAka1.3, whole genome shotgun sequence DNA includes these proteins:
- the LOC140741321 gene encoding secernin-2-like isoform X1, producing MAASTLCLPSSCDCFVALPPATERREVIFGKNSDRPREEVQEVVYFPAAEHAEGSKVECTYIEIEQVEKTHAVILSRPAWLWGAEMGANEHGVCIGNEAVWTKEPIREEEALLGMDLVRLGLERSTTAKEALHVITSLVERHGQGGNCKESLEAFSYYNTFLLVDRREAWVLETSGRYWAAQQITEGAKNISNQLTITTEINEEHPDLRNYAQSQRWWDGEGDFNFSQVFSPTNPPVRMEAAKARYSGGQELLRKQEGSIKAETIMDILRNKESGICMDSEAFCTTGSMVSILPQDDALPCVHFFTATPDPSRSVFKPFIFIDDVTPVSMVISPSYGEEDPVRRKPRFQSKPDRRHELYKAHQQAKATMESGQEQGIQLHETMQNLERQGLQAIKNMLVSGASFNPEEMADLFFDCVDTEIKFYK from the exons ATGGCAGCCAGCACTCtgtgtcttccctcttcctgtGACTGCTTTGTTGCTCTCCCACCGGCCACTGAAAGGAGGGAAGTGATTTTTGGAAAAAATTCGGACAGACCACGGGAGGAAGTCCAGGAAGTAGTCTACTTTCCTGCAGCTGAGCATGCAGAAGGCTCCAAGGTAGAG TGCACATACATTGAAATTGAGCAGGTGGAGAAGACACATGCAGTGATTCTTAGTCGCCCGGCCTGGTTGTGGGGAGCTGAAATGGGTGCCAACGAGCACGGCGTCTGCATTGGCAACGAGGCTGTGTGGACCAAAGagcccatcagagaggaggaggCACTGCTTGGAATGGATCTTGTTAG GCTTGGACTGGAGAGAAGTACCACAGCTAAAGAAGCTCTGCATGTTATCACCTCCCTGGTGGAACGACACGGTCAGGGAGGGAACTGCAAGGAGTCCCTGGAAGCATTCAGTTACTATAATACGTTTCTACTTGTGGACCGGAGAGAGGCCTGGGTGCTGGAGACCTCTGGGAGATACTGGGCTGCTCAACAAATTACAG AAGGTGCCAAAAATATCTCAAATCAGCTGACCATCACCACAGAGATCAACGAGGAGCACCCTGACCTTCGGAATTACGCCCAGAGTCAAAGATGGTGGGACGGTGAGGGAGACTTCAACTTCTCACAGGTTTTCTCTCCAACGAACCCACCAGTGAGAATGGAGGCTGCAAAGGCTCGTTACTCTGGAGGCCAGGAGCTGCTTCGTAAGCAAGAAG GTAGCATTAAAGCAGAGACTATCATGGACATCTTGCGCAATAAGGAGAGTGGAATCTGCATGGACTCTGAGGCTTTCTGTACCACTGGCAGTATGGTGTCCATCCTGCCTCAAGATGATGCCTTGCCTTGTGTGCACTTCTTTACAGCAACCCCTGATCCTTCAAG ATCTGTCTTCAAACCCTTTATCTTTATTGATGATGTAACACCGGTTTCTATGGTGATTTCTCCATCTTATGGTGAGGAGGATCCTGTCCGGAGGAAGCCGCGGTTCCAGAGCAAGCCAGATCGCAGGCATGAATTGTATAAGGCACATCAGCAAGCCAAAGCTACAATGGAGAGTGGACAG GAGCAGGGTATACAGTTGCATGAGACAATGCAGAACCTTGAGAGGCAAGGACTACAGGCTATCAAGAACATGTTGGTTAGTGGAGCATCCTTCAACCCAGAAGAAATGGCAGATCTCTTCTTTGACTGTGTTGATACAGAGATCAAGTTTTATAAATAA
- the LOC140741321 gene encoding secernin-2-like isoform X2, translated as MAASTLCLPSSCDCFVALPPATERREVIFGKNSDRPREEVQEVVYFPAAEHAEGSKVECTYIEIEQVEKTHAVILSRPAWLWGAEMGANEHGVCIGNEAVWTKEPIREEEALLGMDLVRLGLERSTTAKEALHVITSLVERHGQGGNCKESLEAFSYYNTFLLVDRREAWVLETSGRYWAAQQITEGAKNISNQLTITTEINEEHPDLRNYAQSQRWWDGEGDFNFSQVFSPTNPPVRMEAAKARYSGGQELLRKQEGSIKAETIMDILRNKESGICMDSEAFCTTGSMVSILPQDDALPCVHFFTATPDPSRSVFKPFIFIDDVTPVSMVISPSYGEEDPVRRKPRFQSKPDRRHELYKAHQQAKATMESGQEQGIQLHETMQNLERQGLQAIKNMLMLPTARPLTYRSK; from the exons ATGGCAGCCAGCACTCtgtgtcttccctcttcctgtGACTGCTTTGTTGCTCTCCCACCGGCCACTGAAAGGAGGGAAGTGATTTTTGGAAAAAATTCGGACAGACCACGGGAGGAAGTCCAGGAAGTAGTCTACTTTCCTGCAGCTGAGCATGCAGAAGGCTCCAAGGTAGAG TGCACATACATTGAAATTGAGCAGGTGGAGAAGACACATGCAGTGATTCTTAGTCGCCCGGCCTGGTTGTGGGGAGCTGAAATGGGTGCCAACGAGCACGGCGTCTGCATTGGCAACGAGGCTGTGTGGACCAAAGagcccatcagagaggaggaggCACTGCTTGGAATGGATCTTGTTAG GCTTGGACTGGAGAGAAGTACCACAGCTAAAGAAGCTCTGCATGTTATCACCTCCCTGGTGGAACGACACGGTCAGGGAGGGAACTGCAAGGAGTCCCTGGAAGCATTCAGTTACTATAATACGTTTCTACTTGTGGACCGGAGAGAGGCCTGGGTGCTGGAGACCTCTGGGAGATACTGGGCTGCTCAACAAATTACAG AAGGTGCCAAAAATATCTCAAATCAGCTGACCATCACCACAGAGATCAACGAGGAGCACCCTGACCTTCGGAATTACGCCCAGAGTCAAAGATGGTGGGACGGTGAGGGAGACTTCAACTTCTCACAGGTTTTCTCTCCAACGAACCCACCAGTGAGAATGGAGGCTGCAAAGGCTCGTTACTCTGGAGGCCAGGAGCTGCTTCGTAAGCAAGAAG GTAGCATTAAAGCAGAGACTATCATGGACATCTTGCGCAATAAGGAGAGTGGAATCTGCATGGACTCTGAGGCTTTCTGTACCACTGGCAGTATGGTGTCCATCCTGCCTCAAGATGATGCCTTGCCTTGTGTGCACTTCTTTACAGCAACCCCTGATCCTTCAAG ATCTGTCTTCAAACCCTTTATCTTTATTGATGATGTAACACCGGTTTCTATGGTGATTTCTCCATCTTATGGTGAGGAGGATCCTGTCCGGAGGAAGCCGCGGTTCCAGAGCAAGCCAGATCGCAGGCATGAATTGTATAAGGCACATCAGCAAGCCAAAGCTACAATGGAGAGTGGACAG GAGCAGGGTATACAGTTGCATGAGACAATGCAGAACCTTGAGAGGCAAGGACTACAGGCTATCAAGAACATGTTG